The genomic segment GCCGGGCGGCTTGCCGCAATACGAGAACCCGGGCGAGGGCGCGGGCGGCATGCCGCCGGGCGGCGGGCGCGAGCCGGCCGGGCTGCCGCAGTATCAGGACCCGGGCGACGCCGGCGCGAGCGGCGCGGCCGCGGCGCCGGCGGCGGCATCCGCCGCGGCGCCCGCCCCCGCATCGGCGGCTGCGCCTTCGCCGGTTGCGCCGGTTGAACCAGCCGCGCCGGTCGCGCCAGCTTCCGCGCCGGCGGCAAATTCTCCGTCGTCGACGAACTGACACCCGCCCCGCCTACCGACAACGGCGGCCGTTTCGCTTCCGCAACGGCCGCCGTTGTCTCGTCCGGGTCGGGCGCGCGCATTGCCCGCCTCGACGCGGCTTCGTCTTTCCTCCCGTCACTCCGCGAACGGCAACGCCGCCTGCCCGTCGGCGCGCATGTCGAACACGTTCAGCGTCATCGCGACGAGCGCGTAATAGCCGAGCAGCGCGACGAGATTCACGACCACCTGATGCCCGAACCGCGCGACCGCCGCGTCGTACGTCGCATCCGACACGCGCTTCGTCTCGTACAGCTCGGTCGAAAAGCGGAAGATCAGCGCGTCGTCGGCATCGTCGAACGTTGGGGCCGCGCCGGCCCGGATCGCTTCGGCGACGGCGGCGGGCACGCCCGCATCGAGCGCGATCGGGTGGTGGATGTGCCATTCCGCCTGCGAGCGCCAGCGCGCCGCCGTCACGAGGATCGCGAGCTCCGACAGCCGCAGCGGCAGCCCCGTCCGATACCGGCAGAACGCGCCGAGCCGCTGCGCATGCCGTGCGAGCTCGGGGCTCGCGATCCAGCCGAGAAACGGCCCGTTCAGGTTGCCGCGCGGCCCGCTCAGGATCTCGTCGAGCACGGCGTTCTGCTCGTCGGTCGCGGTGTCGCGATTGAATTCAGGAAGCCTCATC from the Burkholderia humptydooensis genome contains:
- a CDS encoding carboxymuconolactone decarboxylase family protein, coding for MTKTKMRLPEFNRDTATDEQNAVLDEILSGPRGNLNGPFLGWIASPELARHAQRLGAFCRYRTGLPLRLSELAILVTAARWRSQAEWHIHHPIALDAGVPAAVAEAIRAGAAPTFDDADDALIFRFSTELYETKRVSDATYDAAVARFGHQVVVNLVALLGYYALVAMTLNVFDMRADGQAALPFAE